One window from the genome of Cucumis melo cultivar AY chromosome 12, USDA_Cmelo_AY_1.0, whole genome shotgun sequence encodes:
- the LOC127144284 gene encoding uncharacterized protein LOC127144284 — protein MKMNEPELDVLKERDLIKMPTEVVCESTSTLPLALKSILRYAEKVMEKDSSITFSLPADLFGDSRKTSVLREDIVDLCNMNEVKTFTLVAYMMYLYSSVSGSKENMQYVFVDPSLISSGNTQESRIRNLCSRLMVSKPDQVVLAPFNPGGHWALLAINAYEDTVFYLDSLRTTSKATTRYVTDTAIAIFHSQKNINKSRKQTLWRTVKCPLQVGSTTCGYYVMKYMREIVNRGSIVISDSIDTRKSYSQAELDEVRVELVEFLGSYM, from the exons atgaagatgaatgaaccagagttggacgtcttgaag GAGAGGGACTTAATAAAAATGCCTACAGAAGTTGTATGTGAATCGACATCAACTTTGCCATTAGCGTTGAAGTCGATTCTCAGATATGCTGAGAAGGTAATGGAGAAAGATTCCAGCATCACTTTTTCACTACCTGCTGACCTTTTTGGCGATAGTCGAAAGACTTCTGTGCTTCGAGAGGATATCGTTGATCTTTGTAACATGAACGAAGTGAAAACGTTTACATTGGTGGCCTATATGAT gtacttgtattcgTCTGTTAGTGGTTCGAAAGAAAATATGCAGTATGTCTTTGTAGATCCGTCCCTGATCTCTTCTGGAAACACACAAGAATCTCGAATTCGAAACTTGTGTAGTAGATTGATGGTGTCCAAACCCGACCAAGTAGTTCTTGCTCCTTTTAATCCCGG gggtcattgggcactgcttgctataaatgcgtatgaggatacagtgttttaccttgactcgctaaggacaacatcaaaagcaactacaagatatgtaaccgacac AGCAATAGCAATATTTCACtcgcaaaagaacattaataaaagcaggaaacaaactttatggcgaacagtaaag tgtccactacaagtcgggagcactacgtgtggatactatgtcatgaagtatatgagagaaattgtaaataggggaagcattgtcatctcggattcg attgatacacgaaaatcatactcacaagccgagttagatgaggtgcgggttgagttggtagagtttttgggttcgtacatgtGA